A single genomic interval of Syntrophaceae bacterium harbors:
- a CDS encoding PIG-L family deacetylase — protein sequence MKTDQKRAMAFGTHPDDIEIGCGGTVALLARRGFGITHVVLTSGEAGSDRVPPWEMGPAREKEALEAAKVLGSAGVEFLRYPDGLTGFTREMKVDIIRLVRRLRPHVVFVHERNETSLGHRVASELVLESLQAGSGPWFQEAGGEPWSPELILGYEVWHPLGRWELAVDISETLETKIRALACHRSQTAAVRYDEAVRGLARWRGVMSLAGGDAEVFEVIKASQGAFHCFSLTTDRQD from the coding sequence ATGAAGACGGATCAGAAACGGGCGATGGCGTTCGGGACGCATCCCGACGACATCGAGATCGGCTGCGGCGGCACGGTGGCGCTGCTGGCGCGCCGGGGCTTCGGGATCACCCACGTCGTGCTCACCTCCGGCGAGGCGGGCAGCGACCGGGTGCCCCCCTGGGAGATGGGGCCCGCGCGGGAGAAGGAGGCCCTCGAGGCGGCAAAGGTCCTCGGCTCGGCCGGCGTGGAATTCCTGCGATACCCCGACGGACTGACCGGGTTCACCCGCGAGATGAAGGTCGACATCATCCGACTCGTCCGGCGGCTTCGCCCGCACGTCGTCTTCGTCCACGAGCGCAACGAGACGTCCCTGGGTCACCGGGTGGCAAGCGAGCTCGTGCTCGAGTCCCTCCAGGCGGGCTCCGGCCCCTGGTTCCAGGAGGCTGGCGGCGAGCCCTGGTCGCCCGAGCTGATCCTCGGCTACGAGGTCTGGCACCCCCTGGGCCGCTGGGAGCTGGCCGTCGACATCTCGGAGACGCTGGAGACGAAGATCCGGGCCCTCGCGTGCCACCGCTCGCAGACGGCCGCCGTCCGCTACGACGAGGCGGTCAGGGGCCTTGCCCGCTGGAGGGGCGTGATGAGCCTTGCGGGCGGCGACGCGGAGGTGTTCGAGGTGATCAAGGCGTCGCAGGGCGCTTTTCATTGTTTCTCTCTAACCACAGATCGACAGGACTAA
- a CDS encoding Na+:solute symporter, which translates to MLQTIDWVIIGLYFLLSAGIGVYYTRRAGSSVREFFLSGRNLPWWLAGTSMVATTFAADTPLAVTELVAQHGIAGNWLWWNFVFGGVLTVFFFARLWRRAGILTDVEFVELRYAGRPAAFLRGFRALYLGLFINTVIIGWVNLAMASVLEGMFDIPRGTVVVYVALALALTALYAALSGLWGVAVTDAFQFVLAMAGTVVLAVVVLDLPQIGGLAGLVQKLPSWSLEMVPAISGGPAGDGSGTLTLGAAAFFAFIGIQWWACWYPGAEPGGGGYVAQRMMSAKDERHAQAATLWFTIAHYCVRPWPWILVGLATLILYPDLGAADKRLGYVYAMRDHLPAGIKGMLVAAFFAAYMSTIATQLNWGASYIVNDFYRRFVRPDAPERHLVAVSRAATLAMMALSLGVTFVMDTISGAWAFLIEAGAGLGLVLILRWYWWRINAWSEIAAMVAPLAVCGWLRLATQLRFPETLYPIVACTTAAWLLVTYLTRPADAETLGRFYRRVHPGGPGWAAVARSMPDVRGDRGYGRLLRDWLCGVILVYAVLFGVGKILLLQPLEGTAFLAAAAAAAWVIRRDTEKQGTGD; encoded by the coding sequence ATGCTGCAGACGATCGACTGGGTCATCATCGGTCTGTATTTCCTCCTGAGCGCCGGCATCGGCGTCTACTACACACGCCGGGCCGGCTCGAGCGTGCGGGAGTTCTTCCTGTCGGGACGGAACCTCCCGTGGTGGCTTGCCGGCACCTCCATGGTCGCCACGACCTTCGCGGCCGACACGCCGCTCGCGGTGACGGAACTGGTGGCGCAGCACGGCATCGCCGGCAACTGGCTCTGGTGGAACTTCGTCTTCGGCGGCGTGCTCACCGTCTTTTTCTTCGCCCGCCTGTGGCGCCGGGCGGGCATCCTCACCGACGTCGAGTTCGTCGAGCTCCGCTACGCGGGCCGGCCCGCTGCATTCCTGCGCGGCTTCCGCGCCCTGTACCTGGGGCTCTTCATCAACACGGTCATCATCGGCTGGGTCAACCTGGCCATGGCGTCCGTCCTCGAGGGCATGTTCGACATCCCCCGCGGCACGGTCGTGGTTTACGTGGCCCTGGCCCTGGCGCTCACGGCCCTCTACGCGGCCCTCTCGGGTCTCTGGGGCGTGGCCGTCACCGACGCCTTCCAGTTCGTGCTGGCCATGGCCGGGACGGTCGTCCTGGCCGTCGTGGTCCTCGACCTTCCCCAGATCGGGGGACTCGCGGGGCTCGTGCAGAAACTTCCGTCCTGGTCGCTGGAGATGGTCCCCGCGATATCCGGCGGCCCCGCGGGCGACGGGTCGGGAACCCTGACCCTGGGCGCCGCGGCCTTTTTCGCCTTCATCGGGATCCAGTGGTGGGCCTGCTGGTACCCGGGCGCGGAGCCGGGCGGCGGCGGGTACGTCGCCCAGCGCATGATGTCCGCGAAGGACGAGCGGCACGCGCAGGCCGCCACCCTGTGGTTCACGATCGCCCACTACTGCGTGAGGCCCTGGCCCTGGATCCTCGTCGGTCTTGCGACGCTCATCCTCTACCCCGACCTGGGCGCTGCGGACAAGAGGCTGGGATACGTCTACGCGATGCGCGATCATCTGCCGGCGGGCATCAAGGGGATGCTCGTGGCGGCCTTCTTCGCCGCCTACATGTCCACCATCGCCACCCAGCTCAACTGGGGCGCCTCCTACATCGTCAACGATTTCTACCGCCGCTTCGTCCGGCCCGACGCGCCGGAGCGGCACCTCGTCGCCGTCTCGCGGGCTGCCACGCTGGCGATGATGGCCCTGTCGCTCGGCGTCACCTTCGTCATGGACACGATCTCCGGCGCCTGGGCCTTCCTCATCGAGGCCGGCGCCGGCCTGGGCCTCGTCCTGATCCTGCGGTGGTACTGGTGGCGGATCAACGCCTGGAGCGAGATCGCGGCCATGGTGGCGCCCCTTGCCGTCTGCGGCTGGCTGCGACTCGCCACGCAGCTCCGTTTTCCCGAGACCCTCTATCCCATCGTGGCGTGCACGACCGCCGCGTGGCTCCTGGTGACGTACCTGACGAGGCCCGCCGATGCGGAAACACTCGGCCGCTTCTACCGCCGCGTGCATCCCGGGGGGCCCGGCTGGGCCGCTGTCGCCCGGTCCATGCCCGACGTGCGGGGGGACCGGGGCTACGGCAGGCTCCTGCGGGACTGGCTCTGCGGGGTGATCCTCGTCTATGCCGTCCTCTTCGGCGTGGGAAAGATCCTTCTTCTGCAGCCGCTCGAGGGGACGGCCTTTCTTGCCGCAGCGGCCGCGGCGGCGTGGGTCATCCGGCGGGACACGGAAAAACAGGGGACAGGGGACTGA